Below is a window of Plasmodium brasilianum strain Bolivian I chromosome 14, whole genome shotgun sequence DNA.
aaataataaataacagctgataaaaagaatattatataaaaaattcagAAAAATTAGTTCAAATCAAAAAATTCAGTAAAAGTACGTTAAATGTTCTAGGTTTATAACAGAAATTATAAagtatttacattttattgaatataaTGAACAGATCGCAATCattttaatgataataacaCAATAACTtaaatactaaaaaataatagttcatatttcttatttattttggctcttttttaagttataatttatattgtatatataatatattagtaattttttattttaaaaggatataatataaaaaaagaaaactcGGTAATGATTAAAATAGAATTtcatatatcttttaaagCTAGTAGTACAACTTTACGTAGTCTCATaaatactttaatttttttggactcaaatttgtatttttcatattatatagttGAGATAAtactttataaatttaataaataataatgatataaaactATTTTAGCATGATATAAGTTGGGCAATCTATGTAACATACAACTAAAAAGCATTATTAcgcattaatttttaaatgtaaattattcACTAATAATGTATCGCCATAGAGAAGTTCaggaaataaaattttttctcatgtaataaataaatatgatatatatgtaccatattaatttaattttttttttttgtaaagaaGTATTatcttaataatttattgtatctaattaaaatatgttttctaTAATATTAGGACCAAAGTTATACTGTAACAGtcatgaaattaaaatataaaaaatgaattgtattatgaagaaataatcttacaatttaaaaaaaggcaaTCAATAtgattgtaaaaaatataaacttacaacaaaaaaaacaaaaaaaaaaaaacaaaaacaagaTAAAGATagaataaacataaaataaaaacacattaaataaaaaaaaattaatttaatggTTATATTGAAGTACTTGTATGACAGAAACCacttcatatttattttttttggcaacacaattttaatgataaaaataacagagtttggaattaaaataatttataaaaatgataataccTAACTTTTAAAGtcaaaatgataaaaaaaaaaaaaaaaaaaacaatataacaTTTAGTTTAACATGTCTACTATAAAggatcatatataaatataatattaatatgaacAATGCTTTCTCTGTTATTGATTGTTCACACCTATTTATGTTCTACAATCATAATACAACATTATGTGTACCATGAACTTGACGTGAACCTCATCCAAATACATTACTATCAAACAAAGAAAAGAtaactaatatttttttaatacagatatattttctatCTGTATTTCTTATGTCCTTTTTTGCTGTAAGTTACTGAcctaatttttatataaataataaaatattcaaaatggaacaaaagattaaaattttcatcagtaaacttattttataaattcaaaaacaaaacataagaaaaaagataataaatgtaaatttataataattactgCTGCAATGTACctttgaaaaagaaaagcctttgtatgaataaaataattttttttattactatatttcttttcctttggaaaaaaatgcatttttatttggaATTAACCTAactaaaatgtatttttatatagatCAATCTATTTAAccaaaatgtatttttatatagatcattctaattaattaaaatgtattttcatatagatttatctatttaaccaaaatgtatttttatatagatttatctatttaaccaaaatgtatttttatatagatTAATCTATTTAAccaaaatgtatttttatatagatcattctaattaattaaaatatatttttatatagatCAATCTAATTAATAATTGGTATGTACCTTATATCaatatttacaataaaaaatagtaatgaaaatctgtaattatatattgtcACTGTCAAAATGAGAATGGCATAATTtcaagaaaatatattttagattttaaatactattaataaaagctttttctttttttttttttttttttttttatacatacataaccGCTGTATAAAAAACCACAACCAAAGTGTACACTGAAAATGCGAGCTAGTCATTTgagcttttttttaaatatatttactggtatattgttatacatatatatatgtgatgaacattttttatatttcatatatatgtacacacatgtaTAAAAGTAGATGTgtctaaaaaatattaagaacaAAACTAAtggttaaaaataaagaaatagtACTAATTTTGTGTAAATATAGGGAATGTAActtaaaaagtaatatgaagatttctatatatttatctgataaaataattttaattctgAAATTTACGCCTTCTGAAAAAGTGGtctttattacattttaaatagatttctgtttattttttagttgcAACAATACCCCTAATATAGAATAAAACTAATGTTGCTACAATATATATCTGTCTCATGAAGTCATTTGTAGCATAAatttttacgaaaaaaataaaataatatacaaatttttataacattaaatgattttaatattatagaattttttttattaatatttttcttcttactGTAAGTCACGAAATAAGATGTAATGTTAGGAAGAATAACGAACATTTTAGTAAAAACTTTTTCTAAGAATTATTTTAggcattttaaaaaaaagcagtaaacataatattttatgaaagcTCAAATGATACATCCAATTCGACAACAAGAATGggcaaattaaaaaaaatcacTGCAACTTCTGTTATAGCTTTAAAATCAGGggataaaaatgtaaaaataaatattggtACGCCCCTTAATATGATTTtgtcatttatattaatatagaaataccattattcttaaaatattaagcaatattcatttttgaaaaatttgtaaatacaTAACCCGTTATTAGTATAACTATCCATTATATGCATTTACTTATGCATATACGTGTTCGCATATGTTcatacaaatgtatatatatatatatatatatatataaacaaattttttgaatatattataatttcagAATGTCCATTGTGCATTGTATCTATGAGGTACTCATTATATGAGCAAAATAACTTTCAAAAAAGGTTAAGAAACAGTCATAAAAGAATAATGGTAGAAGCAAATATGGACCCATGGAAGCAAgacttttttataaaaccaATAATTTACAATGAAAAAGAAGTAGAAAAATGCTCAACAGATGAATACAAAGCCATTTCCtttgagaaaataaaaatcatctgtatataataatcCAAATTATGGAAAAAGATCGTCgctaatataaaagaaaaatattctaaaGAAACATTTAACATGAATGACGCATAGAGAAATTATATGTGGAATAGTAAATAGGTAACTTATTTAGAACAAGTACATTCTGCTATAAATGACAActttaatgataaaaatctctctggaaaatattattgaaaTGTTTTTCATCATCTGCATACTCTACATTGAAACACATTTTAATGCATTTTTTGAAGACCTTAATCACCAATGGTATAATGAGTACATGTCACGAAATCCTCTACAAGATTAAGATATACATAATTagaggaaaaatataaaaaaaaaacacattaGTGAAAATATTCGaagttaaataaatttgtgaaatttgttaaatttgTTAAATCTGCTATATTGGTTTTATAAGTTAAGTTGCTTTAATTGCTTAAAATGTCTTGCTCGATTAAGATTCTTAAACTGATTACTCAGCATAGTTGATAACTATAAAAGAAGTTCattttgatttttatatttatatacaaccAATACATACCTTGAAACACACAACTGATAGTCtagtaatttttaaaatatattaggcCAACATAATTTATGGTGGtagttattataataaaaaaaggttgtacttttattatttggaTTCTTCGTGTTTCATTAGCATATGTTATAATTCACTCACTTGTGTCGATGAAAACACAGAAATTGTAACTTTGCgtacaaaatatacatattatgcATACATGTAATATTCTTAGTGTCAAAGGACTACAAATGCGAGTAATTCCTCCTATATTTTTACCATCGATTCTACGTAGGTTTACCATCCTCCATTTAGatcattaattatatttttgtgttaTGTTTAAtcaatgttaataatatctccatattttattttattcacaGAAACTTCATAcacatttaaaaagtataacaaCTTATTTTACTAATAAAGGAAAGAACTATTTTACACTCCAACTTCACCCctacttcaaaaaaaaaagaaaggcgGGAAACTTATTAATAGTGTTTAAAATAACCCTCAAGAATAAGGGGAAGCTTATTAacagtatataatataacgctaaagaaaaaagggaaacttattaatatagtataatataataataaacaaaaagctGAAACTTATTAATAGTGTTTAAAATAACGCTCAAGAATAAGGGGAAGCTTATTAAcactatataatataacgctaaagaaaaaagggaaacttattaatatagtataatataataataaacaaaaagctGAAACTTATTAATAGTGTTTAACATAACTCTAAAGTAAAAGGGGAagtttatttataatgttttataaCGTTTGTAGTGATATGGAAATGGAACAAAGGACATATATGTAGTAGTCAAAGGAtgaaacaattaaaaaagaaaaaaatatacactaactgataataatatgaaatttatttagAGTGAGAAATATggatatatagatatatgcgttattctctatatattaaaaagaaagttataaaaaatttcaatttcataatttatctGCTATGTAAACAGTATAAATACACTGACAATTAAATTAAGGATCTATAGTTTATATTcattgataaaatataaccttttttttttttcttatttgaaTTATCGATAAATACTATTACAATAATGTCTTTAGCACAATGAAcaaattacataataatatttctcaTAATATCCCTATGCAATATGACAACATTAGGTACAtagaaataagaaaaaacaaaattaacataGAAAATTGGAAATATTcctaaacatacatataaatataagctAACATAATAATTAAGACATTCTTGGTAAccaattttataatatactgTTAGTATTTAattgtacgtatatacaataaatttaattttatattctttctCGCACATTATAtgcaaaattaaagaaaataagtttttttctttttttttcctttcttttgtttttgatgtttattagaaaatttttatatactaatcagttttttttttttttttctctttttgaATAAATAGCTACAATAAATACTACTACTTACGATAAGAACTCTTAAATACGTAAACTTCTCACTATAAAATAAACTCATAAAGTAATACAATAAATTACATGGTTAAAACATGatgtataatgaaaaaagttCAATTAAACACACTACAatgtttaaatttattttcaacaaaaacgtacacaaatatatataatatatatacaactaAAATATTCCATACTTCCAATTACTTCAATAATTTCAGTACCttcataatacatattaaataacatattatatgtatataaaaaagaaaagatgcgtggaaaaaaaaataatataacgcACACGattctttatatatgttgAAAGGTGTTAAAAATAACTTCATTAATTAAGAACTACTAGTGCAAATGTGTAGAGTGGATCAGCAAATGAAAGTCAGAAATCATTACTTCATATCAGATTGCGAGTTTACACTGAAGAATGCATCTGGTTTATGATGGTCTTGATCTTCAGGACTTTCATATTAGTATTTTGATCGTATGAATGTAGATTCTCTTAGTATATCAACAAGGAAGCTCCCAACTGtaactatattattatggaTCATTTCCGGTGAATATTTgatacatttttctttttcataatcatttttaactttttttatttcatttttattgtaacacatttttcttttatctgGATACTGTTTCGCACTGTAGACCTTCACAGACATTTCCTCACCAACTCTTTGTTcaatccaaaaaaaaatttcgcCCTGCTTCAAATATTCTTCTGTTAAAACACCTTCAATCACAAATGAATTAAGACGCTTTTTTATTCTGCTAACACAGTTATTCTTGGATTCGTCGTCAACAAATTTATATCCatactttttttcaaatcCGCGTAAAactgttaaaatattttcggttttctctatttctaaaaacatttttgctTCATCAGCACCATATAGCAATAATTGATACAAAAGGTCAAATGATACATTAAACTCTACATTTCCCAGTTTCTTAGCTTCTTCTGTAACATCATCCTTAAAGTATTCATAGTTGTATTCACTCTTCTTCTTATCCTTGGTATGTGTTTTTGCAGCTTATCCCTTAAATGGACGTTCCTTCATGTCTCCAGCAGCGCACTTAGTAAGTGCACGCATAAAGAAAATTTGGATTTGtaaataggtatatatattcatggcAACTAATTAATTCGTAGACAGTACAAATATTCGAGAATACGAatgagtaaaaataaatttattattttctaaagGAAAATTCTccaaaagaaatatatacttaaatgtGCATTATATTAGCTATAAATATTCCAAAGTAACAGGTAAAATAAAGGCATCTAATATACACAccaacaaaaaatatataataaaatatatcctTAAATGATTGgagaaataaaatgttttctaattcgttgtaaaattattttcttttatgctttcattaaaatgtttattcatttataattatattgtataaatCATGAGATATATCGTTTTCTATTTCAATAtcttctttaattttaaaagcacaataatatttttgaatatttaaaaaaaatatatatatatatatatatatatatatatatatttttgttatgaattaatattgtttttaaaaaaaaaaaattaaaagtacattaattttttttttttttttgggattaaaattattaatgagTTCTATTAATCGATAGATTCggcttatatataattatttcccttatatctaaaaaaatatgctcaaaaaaaatagtaaattttacagtatttttattttaaatacttataatccataaaatttaaataatatattttctccatggataataaaattacacaTCATACACATTAATCCATTACTTGgcaaaatatgtattttatttacaattaaaaaaaaataattcatttaaaaaaaaaaaaaattgccttattattcttattcgtactttgtttaatatagtactatatatctatgttaaataaaaaaactatgGAGCTTTtctgtctttttttttttattattttaactgCATTTAATTTAACTTCAACTTTAGTTACGaacatgtaaaaaattaaaattcacaattaaaaaaactcAAAGAactgtaaataaataaccaTATGGTTAAAAAACTATGTATGGAGAACAAAATGTTCAATTTAGTACcttacaatttaaaaattcttttaacgAAAacgtacacacatacatatgggGAACAAGAATACTACAAAAGTTCTAACACTTAAACGTTTTCATTAACTTTTTAATACAAACTTAATTACATACTACtcgtataaaaaaaagggctcaacgagaaaaaaattatttagcactcacaattatttatatatatttaaggaCGTTCAAGaaaaaatcattaaaatattaatggaaaaataatGCTCTATACATTATGCCGAGAGGAGAAGCGATGAAAATCTGGTATCAGTTTTTATCTTCAGTAGTCgagttttctttttctttaactTCAGGTTTTTTATGGCTTGAATCTTCTggattaaaatatattggaTCTAGAGGTTCAAAATGACTTGGTTTTTCTGATTTTTTATGGCTTGGATCTTCTggattaaaatatattggaTCTAGAGGTTCAAAATGGCTTGGTTTTTCTGATTTTTTATGGCTTGGATCTTCTggattaaaatatattggaTCTAGAGGTTCAAAATGGCTTGGTTTTTCTGATTTTTTATGGCTCGGATCTTCTggattaaaatatattggaTCTAAAGGTTCAAAATGACTTGGTTTTTCTGATTTTTTATGGCTTGGATCTTCGGGTGCTACGGGTAAGACCTTGGATGGTACTACTATTTTGGATGTTCTTAATACATCAAGAAGGAAATTCTCTACTGAACTAACAACACCATCTACCATTTTTTCGGAAAGTTTTACACTTCTACCTTTTTCTATAGAACCtaaaagtttttttatttcagcTGCATTATGacacattttctttttctcttcctCTGTTTTTAGTTTATCTACCTTAGCAGACATTTCCTCATCTAATCTTTGTTCAACCCAAAAATATTTCTGTGCTTGTTTGCAATATTCTTCTGttaaaatgttttccatTACAATCAAATTAAGACGTCTTTTTATTCTGCTAACACAGTTATTCTTGGATTCGTCGTCAACAAATTTATATCCATACTTACCTTCATATTCATTAAGAATTTCTAATATCTTTTCAGTTTTCTCAATTTCTAAAAATAGTTTTGCTTTATCAGCACCATTTGgcaataatttatacaaaatgtCATTTGAAGCATGAAACTCCACATCTCCAAGTTTCTTAACTTCTTCCTTAACTCCGCCATTCTTCAAATgatcatatgtatatgcataagGTAAAGCATTTTctgtttttaaatttagtCCCTTCTTCTCGGCTTCCTTCATGCATCCAGCTGCGCACTTAAAAAGTGcgtatataacaaaaatttggatttgcataaatgtatatatattcatagcGAACAATAAATTTGTTCCTTAAAAATTTAGGAATTcgcaaataaaaataaatttattattttctaaaagCAAATGTGCTAAAATAATGCAATGCACTTATACgtatgatttattttatttataaacttTCCGGGcgtatgtaaaaatatataatacacagtaataaaattaatacaataaaatataaaacttttattcgtttaaaggaaaaatattttttttaaaattcgtttaaaatttatattttcctatGGTTAAGAAAAAAGTTTATGTATTACactcttatatatataataagataTGTAGTTTTATATTGATGTATCCCCTATTTCGTTTAAATTCTTAAGTGAatcttaaaatttaaaataaaaataaaatttttttttttttgtgtcataaattaattacaatttaaaaaaaaaaataaaaacacattaatttttttttttttttaagtttaaattcttaatttattatgaGTTCTATTtcaacatatatttattttatatatattattctagtttttccaaaaaaaaaataagctcAAAAATGCgagcaaaatatataacatttttcctttaaatatatatttctgaaCTAGATATATTACActtgtatttttctttatgatataataaaattgtgCATTAAATGTCTGCACTTCGTTTTAActagataaaaataatatatagtttatAAACAAttggaaaaggaaaaaattcctttacaaatacaaatattactatttttttgattCCATTTTCAGTAATATAGTAGTAAATAACTAGgttaaataagaaataaaagaccTTATTgctcttttttcattttttattaaatgagtGCACTTCGAACttactttaaaaattcttaaaaacataaaattcaAGATTAAAAAAACTCAAAGAAatgcaataaaatattattttgttaaaaaataaaatgcattatgaaaaaagtaaagtTAAATATACTATACAAATGTATCAATATATTCTTAATGAAAAACTACACATTATAtaagtgaaataaaaaaaaattcaaaagtTCTCtgcacatttatattttctgtgCTGCTTTAATTCAAACtgaacataaatatgtaaaaaaaaaaaaaaaaagagcaacgaaaagagaaaaaaagtaatttaacACGTAcgacatattatatattttaaaaattgttagGAAAAAACTTTAAATTATTGAATGAAAA
It encodes the following:
- a CDS encoding gamete antigen 27/25 gives rise to the protein MKTFKSAKTHTKDKKKSEYNYEYFKDDVTEEAKKLGNVEFNVSFDLLYQLLLYGADEAKMFLEIEKTENILTVLRGFEKKYGYKFVDDESKNNCVSRIKKRLNSFVIEGVLTEEYLKQGEIFFWIEQRVGEEMSVKVYSAKQYPDKRKMCYNKNEIKKVKNDYEKEKCIKYSPEMIHNNIVTVGSFLVDILRESTFIRSKY
- a CDS encoding gamete antigen 27/25: MKEAEKKGLNLKTENALPYAYTYDHLKNGGVKEEVKKLGDVEFHASNDILYKLLPNGADKAKLFLEIEKTEKILEILNEYEGKYGYKFVDDESKNNCVSRIKRRLNLIVMENILTEEYCKQAQKYFWVEQRLDEEMSAKVDKLKTEEEKKKMCHNAAEIKKLLGSIEKGRSVKLSEKMVDGVVSSVENFLLDVLRTSKIVVPSKVLPVAPEDPSHKKSEKPSHFEPLDPIYFNPEDPSHKKSEKPSHFEPLDPIYFNPEDPSHKKSEKPSHFEPLDPIYFNPEDPSHKKSEKPSHFEPLDPIYFNPEDSSHKKPEVKEKENSTTEDKN